A single Candidatus Palauibacter australiensis DNA region contains:
- a CDS encoding Ig-like domain-containing protein produces the protein MEGSTATISAIAAGDAVITITASDGSASVSQSFRIDVPQGPEEATVVISRLLDAERNQISDPSGISGTIYAVLDVQSNDETWTEIGLTLNGETVTPLCRGTGSTSADVSVGPGLAAAGQVEIECALVTNDVVGECVGMQLDPKYANGNYELGAFLTTDTGDRRDEVASQPIALNNSGFVQIAYVPGSRFELGPHTGGLTFYGGSSAEEGNVNTFHACPVAYDGTTAGSVAIQAKVTGPEAAPLTSAPPALAFYARGNTPQNGRPLADDEAPFTWEVSSSLNFAVENTAGENEHWILSGSVIDPNGLDVTSKFEQGMSGPLYFDFKAPARTNSSEIAISNSGNPANWESTEVRYYSDGSPANRFRITEMSDMGVGHVSGSTSAIAVGDCSVPGNADTRGSTAFTPLEGLDNVTHVSQLAEEDPRKDPVNDGGGIDCYVAEVQALADRLGNAVNLSRVARIRTKTDFGVDRTAPVISRERPSEALVLNPDGATLFFEVEDPRFDSGEDGSGVNSSILVLAGSSNPRSNAVYWRSDATVADDGSVTIDINRDMTAAFGRERQHTVYAWARDEAGNNSLTSFTFTRDGTKPTFALSAVPSDFGLTEAASVSVTVAGTLTDATEIRRAFLSIHHGDSCVATDTALAPTQVANPVRRLHNGTNRIEFSEVFTVKKAGDIGATDYCFFLSAKDDARSANGGAMANAYEEVVGTFNVTWPGVKPVGPVAMGTISDMSLMTGGTDTRDVSGNFSDANGDALTYTASSDDAAVATVSMAGAVATVTAVGVGDATITVTASDGGTGTAQQSWDVTVTAAPPPTVYELVFTDADEAALTMLEVNEGSGDTGASYMVGLSHNPADTVTVSIEVVEGNRVVYATLSADELTFAPTDDGTAPAGQSVTVTTLVDDFDTDSEMFTLRHTPSGDANFAAKNLAGTVNDDDIKLTVMGLPSRFGENDGDTLALTVVAMTGVPDTAAADRTFSVTLGNGNSSDATWYSDEDATATITSVDMVLEMDDPRTDSMVYIVPVDDAVIEDPADVIRLSAGAVGGGNAAALQTGAVIRVEAVTFPLHDDDPDVTVTVDKPRIAEDAGEQMVTITVTEANGAMQTVSRNYSISLTASATGDDIEYTTDITAAGLSVRLDPGETTGTVSFNLTPTDNVAVTVNHTIGITTEVSSLAEGTGTANGNKTNGVAYTINTAEIVLVNDDT, from the coding sequence ATGGAGGGTTCGACAGCGACGATCAGCGCGATCGCGGCCGGCGACGCCGTCATCACGATCACCGCGAGCGACGGATCCGCGTCGGTCTCCCAGAGCTTCCGCATCGATGTTCCGCAGGGGCCGGAGGAGGCCACGGTCGTGATCTCGAGGCTGCTGGACGCCGAGCGGAATCAGATCAGCGATCCGTCGGGCATCTCGGGCACGATTTACGCGGTGCTCGATGTGCAGTCGAACGACGAGACGTGGACGGAGATCGGTCTCACGCTGAACGGCGAGACGGTCACGCCCCTGTGCCGCGGCACCGGCAGCACCTCCGCCGACGTGAGCGTGGGTCCCGGGCTCGCCGCCGCGGGGCAGGTCGAGATCGAGTGTGCCCTCGTGACCAACGACGTCGTGGGCGAGTGCGTGGGGATGCAGCTCGATCCCAAGTACGCCAACGGCAACTACGAGTTGGGCGCTTTCCTCACGACCGATACGGGCGACCGTCGCGACGAAGTCGCCTCTCAGCCGATCGCGCTCAACAACTCCGGTTTCGTGCAGATCGCGTACGTTCCGGGTAGCCGCTTCGAGCTCGGGCCGCACACCGGGGGCCTGACCTTCTACGGCGGTTCCTCCGCCGAGGAGGGCAATGTCAACACGTTCCACGCGTGTCCGGTCGCGTACGATGGCACGACCGCCGGTTCGGTCGCGATCCAGGCGAAGGTGACGGGTCCGGAAGCGGCGCCACTCACCTCTGCGCCTCCCGCGCTGGCCTTCTACGCGCGTGGCAACACGCCTCAGAACGGTCGCCCATTGGCCGATGATGAGGCTCCGTTCACCTGGGAAGTCAGCTCGAGCCTCAACTTCGCGGTCGAGAACACGGCCGGCGAAAACGAGCATTGGATCCTCAGCGGCAGCGTCATCGATCCCAACGGCCTCGACGTGACTTCCAAGTTCGAACAGGGAATGAGCGGCCCGTTGTACTTCGACTTCAAGGCGCCGGCGCGAACCAACAGCTCAGAGATCGCGATCAGCAACTCGGGCAATCCGGCCAATTGGGAGAGCACGGAAGTGCGGTACTACTCCGACGGCTCGCCGGCGAACCGGTTCCGGATCACGGAAATGTCGGATATGGGCGTGGGACACGTGTCCGGCTCGACCTCGGCGATCGCCGTGGGCGACTGCTCCGTGCCCGGGAACGCCGACACTCGCGGCAGCACGGCATTCACACCCCTCGAGGGCCTCGACAACGTGACGCACGTTAGCCAGTTGGCCGAGGAAGATCCGCGCAAAGACCCCGTGAACGATGGCGGCGGGATCGACTGCTACGTGGCCGAGGTCCAGGCTCTGGCGGACCGGCTGGGCAACGCGGTCAATCTTTCCAGGGTGGCGCGGATCCGTACGAAGACGGACTTCGGCGTCGACCGCACGGCGCCGGTCATCAGCCGCGAGCGCCCCTCCGAAGCGTTGGTGCTGAATCCGGATGGGGCCACCCTGTTCTTCGAGGTCGAGGATCCGCGGTTCGACAGCGGCGAGGACGGCAGTGGGGTGAATTCCAGCATCCTTGTGCTGGCCGGCAGTTCCAACCCTCGCTCGAACGCCGTCTACTGGAGGTCGGACGCGACCGTCGCCGATGACGGGTCCGTCACGATCGACATCAACCGCGATATGACCGCTGCGTTCGGGCGTGAACGTCAGCACACCGTGTACGCGTGGGCGCGAGACGAAGCCGGTAACAACTCGCTCACATCCTTCACGTTCACGCGCGACGGTACGAAACCGACCTTCGCGTTGTCTGCGGTGCCGAGCGACTTCGGCTTGACGGAGGCGGCGTCGGTGAGCGTGACCGTAGCGGGAACGCTGACTGACGCGACGGAGATCCGCCGCGCCTTCCTGAGCATCCATCACGGCGATTCCTGCGTGGCGACGGACACCGCGCTGGCACCGACGCAGGTCGCCAATCCCGTGCGGCGGCTCCACAACGGCACGAACAGGATCGAGTTCTCCGAGGTCTTCACGGTCAAGAAGGCCGGCGATATTGGCGCGACGGACTACTGCTTCTTCCTGAGCGCCAAGGACGACGCCCGTAGCGCCAATGGCGGCGCCATGGCGAATGCCTACGAAGAGGTCGTTGGCACGTTCAACGTGACGTGGCCGGGGGTCAAGCCTGTCGGGCCTGTGGCCATGGGCACGATCAGCGATATGAGCCTGATGACCGGCGGCACGGACACGCGCGACGTGTCCGGCAACTTCAGCGATGCCAACGGCGACGCCCTGACCTATACGGCCAGTTCGGACGACGCCGCCGTGGCGACCGTCTCGATGGCGGGCGCGGTGGCGACGGTCACTGCCGTAGGGGTGGGTGACGCCACGATCACCGTCACGGCGAGCGACGGCGGCACCGGGACGGCCCAGCAGAGTTGGGACGTGACGGTCACAGCGGCGCCACCGCCGACGGTGTACGAACTCGTCTTCACGGACGCCGACGAGGCCGCCCTGACCATGCTGGAGGTGAACGAGGGCTCCGGAGATACGGGCGCCTCGTACATGGTTGGGCTGTCGCATAACCCGGCCGACACCGTGACCGTCTCGATTGAGGTCGTGGAGGGCAACCGGGTCGTGTATGCGACTCTCAGCGCGGACGAGCTGACGTTCGCGCCGACCGACGACGGGACGGCGCCTGCCGGGCAGTCCGTGACGGTCACGACGCTCGTTGATGATTTCGACACGGACAGCGAGATGTTCACCCTGAGGCACACGCCCAGCGGCGACGCCAACTTCGCGGCGAAGAATCTCGCGGGGACGGTGAACGACGACGACATCAAGCTGACCGTGATGGGGTTGCCGAGCCGGTTCGGCGAGAACGACGGCGATACCCTCGCGCTGACGGTCGTCGCCATGACGGGCGTGCCGGATACGGCTGCCGCCGACCGCACGTTCAGCGTGACCCTCGGCAACGGCAACAGCAGTGACGCCACGTGGTACAGCGACGAGGACGCGACCGCCACCATCACCTCGGTCGATATGGTTCTTGAGATGGACGACCCGAGGACGGACAGCATGGTCTATATCGTCCCCGTGGATGACGCCGTCATTGAAGATCCGGCCGATGTGATCCGCCTCAGCGCCGGCGCCGTGGGCGGCGGTAACGCGGCTGCGCTGCAGACGGGCGCCGTGATCCGTGTCGAGGCCGTGACGTTCCCTCTGCACGATGACGACCCCGACGTGACCGTCACCGTCGACAAACCGAGGATCGCCGAAGATGCCGGCGAGCAGATGGTGACGATCACTGTGACGGAAGCGAACGGTGCCATGCAGACCGTCAGCAGGAATTACTCCATCTCGCTTACCGCGTCGGCAACCGGCGATGACATCGAGTACACGACGGACATCACTGCCGCCGGGCTGTCCGTGAGGCTCGATCCGGGCGAGACGACTGGAACGGTGTCGTTCAACCTGACGCCCACGGACAACGTGGCAGTGACCGTGAATCACACGATCGGTATCACTACGGAGGTGTCGTCGCTGGCCGAAGGCACAGGGACTGCCAACGGCAACAAGACGAACGGCGTGGCGTACACGATCAATACGGCAGAGATCGTACTCGTCAACGACGACACATAA